The Arachis duranensis cultivar V14167 chromosome 9, aradu.V14167.gnm2.J7QH, whole genome shotgun sequence genomic sequence TCAGCCCCTATGCATATGGATTCCACCGATTCTTCGGCAGTTCAAGTAATCACTCTAAGCATCACTCTCTTCACTTTGCAGTtccttaattttgtttttttatttccaCGTTAGTTAGGTGTTTTTAACTTTGAAAATTTGCATCATTGGatactttattctttttttgttggtttgattttgaaggCAAAAGATAAAAAGGAGCAGCTCACATAGAATATGAACAAATTCCATATTGAAGGATCATCATCATTTGGGAATGGATCACCTAACTTCAGAAGAAAACCGGTCATTATCATAGTTGTAGGAATGACAGGTAAATATTTAATGGTTCTTGCTTAGTTGCTCTCTTGTGCTAAAGTAACAGAAAATGGTGTTAGAAGAACTGAACAATGACTgagaattaaaactaaatttgtGTTTAGGTACTGGGAAAACAACATTTCTTCATAGGTTGGTTTACCACACACAAATGTCAAATATTTGGGGTTATGTGGTCAATCTCGACCCAGCTATCATGACCCTGCCGTTTGCTGCAAACATTGATATTAGAGATACTGTTAAGTACAAAGAAGTCATGAAGCAGTTCAACCTTGGCCCTAATGGTGGAATTTTGACTTCCCTTAACTTGTTTGCTACCAAGTTTGACGAGGTAATAATTGCTTATTGGTTCATGAAACATTTTGGTTTCAATCTTACTTATTACCCTATTTACTCC encodes the following:
- the LOC110275249 gene encoding GPN-loop GTPase QQT2-like: MNKFHIEGSSSFGNGSPNFRRKPVIIIVVGMTGTGKTTFLHRLVYHTQMSNIWGYVVNLDPAIMTLPFAANIDIRDTVKYKEVMKQFNLGPNGGILTSLNLFATKFDEVIIAYWFMKHFGFNLTYYPIYSFLN